The Paenibacillus amylolyticus genome contains the following window.
CTCTGCAAGTACAGTGCCAGCGGTACCGAGGCCCACAAATACTGCATATACCGTTCCCACCGGCAGTGTACGCGAAGCTGCAATCATCAAGGAGAAACTGATTAGAATGGCAACCAGCGTAAGGCTCCATTCCAGCAAACCACTGGCATGTTTCAATCCAATGACCCAACCCACTTCAAACAACGCAGCAACCACAACCGACATCCAGGTTTTATTCATACCTGAAACACCCCTTCTTTAATTCATTTTTGACGCCCAGTCTGGAACATTAGCGGAAAAATAAAAAAAGCCCGGGAAACAAACTGCATATCGCAGTTCATCTCCCAGGCTTTTATCCCTCCGT
Protein-coding sequences here:
- a CDS encoding multidrug efflux SMR transporter codes for the protein MNKTWMSVVVAALFEVGWVIGLKHASGLLEWSLTLVAILISFSLMIAASRTLPVGTVYAVFVGLGTAGTVLAEIILFDATVEAGKMILIGILLLGVIGLKMLSKEKNKELQQS